The following is a genomic window from Neomonachus schauinslandi chromosome 15, ASM220157v2, whole genome shotgun sequence.
gtTACTGAGTGGCAGGGCTTTAAACCGGCCTGTGATCGGTAAACCtgcgctctttttttttttttcttctgtgtgggCTACGTTCTTAACCTTAACGTCGTGCCACCTCCTCAGATGCGGAGGGGAGATTCACAGACCAGCTAGAGAACATCAGTGGTCAAGATAAGACACACTGGTGGTAAAGCCCCTGAGATCAGACAGAGGAGAGCCCCCAAGCTGTCCGCCGGGGTCCGCGGGGAGTAACTGGAGAGGAGGTGGACAGGCTCCCTTGCCTGCTAGCAGCTCCCAGTCTGCAGGGAGACAAATAAGGAGTTACACTCTGTCGGTTTTCAGCGCACGCTAGAGTGAGTCTGGGAACCCCAAGTGCTTGGGCCCCAGGGGAGGCAGTGAACAACTCTGACACTTGGTGGGTCTAGGTTTGCAGGAGGAGGAACCCTAGGTGGTGCACAGTGGTTAGGGAAACGGGAAGCGGTCCAGTGCAGCTGGAGGACCCCAATCAGTGCAAGTGGGCCGGAAGGAGAGGGGGATTCGAAGTGGCctgacagaggggagggggcgccaagacctgagctgggggAGCACCCTCACAGCTCACCTTGGGCACCTGCAgtccccaaggagcagggtgtCGGATCAGTCACTTCAGCGCCCTCCTGTCTGTGGGAACGAGAAGTGGGGGTGTTACAGAATATAGGAAGTTAAGTAATTTCCTCTTTCCTGTGTAGACAGTGTGACAGTAAGCTCTTGGAGGCCAAGGCTGAATCTGCTCTCAGCTCCCCAGCGGTCCCAGGTCTCTGCATTGTGGGCATGGAATACGTGCTTGTGAATCACGGGGCCAAGCATGGTTCTCCTCCTCGCCACTCCCACTAAAGTGGGAGCTCTTGAAGGGAAAGCTCTGTCTCAGTGTCTGGGCCacagggcctagcacagtgccaggcacacaatGAGTATGCGCCGATGCTTGGAGAACAGGCACTGATCTGCTCTCCCAGGGCACGCCAGACCTCGCGAGAAGCCTGGCagactctccccacccctgcctccagccccggCCTCATGCTGCCATTTCTCACCCCCAGAGCAGGCTGCCCGCCTGAAGAAACTGCAGGAGCAAGAGAAACAACAGAAAGTGGAGTTTCGTAAAAGGGTGAGCCCACTGGAGATGGCAAAGGCAGCCTCAGGAAGGACTTCCAAGAAGTTAGAGTTGGAAGGTTGAGGACTCAGGTTTTCCCAAATGTCTCCCGTGAGAAGCCTGGAGGCCAGTGGCATGGAGGCTGGGGAAGGTGTGGGGGGCAAGGCCCGCTGGCCCGGCTCGGGAGAGGGGTTCTGGGGTGGAGCAGTCACCTCATgtcttcctcttctgtctcccgAGATGGAGAAAGAGGTGTCAGATTTCATCCAAGACAGTGGGCAGATCAAGAAAAAGTTTCAGCCGATGAACAAGATAGAGAGGAGCATCCTGTGAGTGTCTCTGGGCTAGGGGAGATGTGAACGGGCCAGCAGGGGACCCCTAAGAAGGGGGTGCTGGGCCCCTGGCGGCCCTACATACTCTCCCCTCCGGCCTCCCTACCCAGACACGATGTGGTGGAAGTGGCCGGCCTGACGTCCTTCTCCTTCGGGGAAGATGATGAGTGTCGCTACGTCATGATCTTCAAAAAGGTGAAAGGCCCAAGCCCCCcgccctcctctctcctttttggCCTGCGCCCCCCCGGGGGAGAGGCCTGCGTGAAGCCCGTGTGTGGAGCCTCGACCCCATGGTTCCTTTGTCCCCAGGAGTTTGCACCCTCTGATGAAGAGCTGGACTCCTACCGTCGCGGGGAGGAGTGGGACCCCCAGAAGGCCGAGGAGAAACGGAAGCTGAAGGTGAGCTCCGCCTGGCAGCCCTCCCCcgggaggggtggggacaggccCCCGAGCGCTGGTGCCTGGCTTCTGCACCCCTAGGAGCTGGCCCAGCGGCAGGAGGAGGCGGCGGCCCAGCAGGGCCCCGTGGTGGTGAGCCCCGCTAGCGACTACAAGGACAAGTACAGCCACCTCATCGGCAAGGGCGCAGCCAAGGACGCGGCCCACATGCTGCAGGCCAACAAGACCTACGGCTGCGGTGAGGCCCcgtcagggggggggggggggggggcggggatgcAGGGCTCCGAGGCCCTGCCCacactcctctcccacccccaccccccagtgcccGTGGCCAACAAGAGGGACACTCGCTCCATCGAAGAGGCCATGAACGAGATCCGGGCCAAGAAGCGCCTGCGGCAGAACGGGGAAGAGTTGCCGCCTACCTCCTAGGCACCGCGGCTCcccggggcagggcaggggacggggcagggggcgggggggacaggcTGCTGCTACTAGACCCATCCTGGAGCCCCACCTCCGCAGCACCTCCCGCCGGCCTCACTCGGGCTGGGGGCCCGTGGTCTCCGCGTCACTGTCGGAGCCTggctgtgtgcgtgcgtgtgtgcgtgtgtgcgaaTGCGCAGGTGGGTATTTAACGTGTatcattctcctttctccttggAATTTCCTTCCCCGTGGGCTGGGATGACTTTACATTCAATAAACACTGTTGACCCAACATCCCGGTTTGTTTGGACAGAGAAAGGTGGGTCCTGGGGAGGAAGAGAATTTTAGGTCGAACAGTCTACGATGGTTGTGCTGGCCAAGGATGGCCAAATACTGGCACTCTCCTGGGGTCTATAGGAGATAGCATTCAAAGAGCACACTCGCTAGAGACAAACGGCCCGGCTTTGGCTCCTGGCTCCGCCGGTAAGGGAGACTTtctctgccttggtttccccacacataaaatggggagaaaacgGTCACTCTCTGATGGCGCCGGTTCACAGAGAGCACAGGTCGGTATGTCAAGTGTTCCGGATCCTGAAAGCTTCGTGAGCGTGGGGTGCTcagacccctgcccccaccccccggctccCCCTCAGCCTCCTTCCGAAGTGTGAAGccgtccctccccttccctccgtGTCCCAGCAGGTCACCCGAGTGTacctcccttcctgcccccacctctccacctcTTGTCTTGCCCGGAGACCAGCATCCCCTCCGTCCCACCAAGGAGCACACCACCGTCTTGCTTGCCACCAGTGTTTATTCCCCCAGGGAAGGGCCTGAAGGCCTAGATGGGCCCTGTGAGGTCTTGGGGCCTGCAGCTTCTCACTTGGCCTTTGGGTTACGGAACTTGCGTCCCGCAAAGACAGCCTTGTCCCCGAGAGCCTCCTCGA
Proteins encoded in this region:
- the SPAG7 gene encoding sperm-associated antigen 7 isoform X1, with translation MADLLGSILSSMEKPPSLGDQESRRKAREQAARLKKLQEQEKQQKVEFRKRMEKEVSDFIQDSGQIKKKFQPMNKIERSILHDVVEVAGLTSFSFGEDDECRYVMIFKKEFAPSDEELDSYRRGEEWDPQKAEEKRKLKELAQRQEEAAAQQGPVVVSPASDYKDKYSHLIGKGAAKDAAHMLQANKTYGCGEAPSGGGGGGAGMQGSEALPTLLSHPHPPVPVANKRDTRSIEEAMNEIRAKKRLRQNGEELPPTS
- the SPAG7 gene encoding sperm-associated antigen 7 isoform X2 translates to MADLLGSILSSMEKPPSLGDQESRRKAREQAARLKKLQEQEKQQKVEFRKRMEKEVSDFIQDSGQIKKKFQPMNKIERSILHDVVEVAGLTSFSFGEDDECRYVMIFKKEFAPSDEELDSYRRGEEWDPQKAEEKRKLKELAQRQEEAAAQQGPVVVSPASDYKDKYSHLIGKGAAKDAAHMLQANKTYGCVPVANKRDTRSIEEAMNEIRAKKRLRQNGEELPPTS